In the Methanosphaera stadtmanae DSM 3091 genome, TTTACAGTATGCAAAACCAGAAGAATTAGAAAGTTTAAGACCAATTCTAATGAAAAAACCAACACGTACAATTTCTGGTGTTGCAATAGTAGCAGTTATGTGTAGGCCACATAAATGTCCACATGGACGATGTAAATACTGTCCTGAGAGTAGCATTGCTCCTCCAAGTTATACTGGTGAGGAACCTGCAGCTTTACGAGCAAGAATGTTCCATTTTCATCCATATGTTCAAACATTCAACAGATTATATCAACTAAAAAATATTGGTCATTCCATAGATAAGGTGGAATTAATAATAATGGGCGGAACCTTTGCTTCATGTACTCTTGATTATCAGGAATGGTTTGTAACACAATGTTTAAGGGCAATGAATGATTTTGAAACAGTTAGTAAGAAAATACCAGTAAATCAAAGGGAAATCAAAATAATACCTCCAGAGGATTTCCAATACATACATGATGCACAGAAAAATAATGAACATTCAAAGGTAAGATGTATAGGATTAACATTTGAAACAAGACCAGATTATGCTAAAATGGAAGATATTAATAGAATGTTACAATTTGGAGTAACACGTGTTGAATTAGGTGTTCAAACATTATATAATCATATATATAAACGAGTTGATAGAGGTCATAAAATTCAAGATGTAATAGAGGCAAATCAATTATTACGAGATTCTGGAATAAAAGTTGCCATGCATATGATGCCAGGACTTTTATCTTCATTTAGTAGTGATGTTAACATGTTTAAACGTTTATTTAATGAACCATTATTTTCACCAGACATGTTAAAAATCTATCCATGTCTTGTTACAGAGGGCTCAGAATTCTATGATATGTGGAAAAAGGGCGAATATGAACCATACACATCTCAACAAGCAGTGGATTTAATAGTTGAAGTTAAAAAAATTCTACCAAAATGGGTTAGAACAATGAGAATTCAAAGAGATATTCCAGCAACATTAATTGATGCTGGAGTTAAAAAATCAAATCTTGGAGAATTAGTATATAATCGTCTTGAAGAGGAGGATATTCAATGTCAATGTATTAGATGTAGAGAGGTAGGTCATAAAAAGGCACATGGAATAGAACCTGACTATAATAATATAGAATTACTAAGAACAGATTATGATGTAGTAGGTGGACATGAAATATTTTTATCTATAGAAGATGTGGAAAATGATATTTTAATTGGATTTACTCGTTTAAGAATACCATCCAATAGAGTATTTAGGAAGGAAATTACAAGTTCAAGTTCATTGATTAGAGAATTACATGTTTATGGACAAATGCAGAAAATTGGTAAAAATGATGATAATTTATGGCAACATAAAGGTTATGGTGCCCAATTATTAGAAGAAGCTGAAAAAATAGCAAAAGATGAATATAATAAAAATAAAATGCTAATAATTAGTGGAATTGGTGTAAGAGATTATTATCGTAAATTTGGATATTATAAGGATGGTCCATACATGTCTAAATTCATTTAATTATTCCTTTTCTTTTTATTATTCTCTTTTTATTAAATTACTTATTTATCTATTCTTGAAAAAATAATAAATAGTATAAATAATAATTCATAAAGATAAATATAGTTTAAAAATATTTAAAAACATACTTTTTATAGGTTGTATTATTTTGGAAATAGAAACTTCTGCAAGATTACATTTATCATTAATTGATCTTAATGGATCTGAGGGTAGAATTGATGGTGGTATTGGTATAACACTAAAGAATCCATCATTAATATTAGAGTGTGACTTCAATGATTCTCAAACAGAAATATTATTTGAAGACACAAGATATAGTTATGTGGATGAATATAAATCAAAGATATTAACTGCTTGTAATAATATGCAGGAATATCTTGGAATTAATAATTCCTATAGATTTAGAGTAAAAAAAATCTATCCAATACATCATGGTCTAGGATTGGGAACACAATTACTACTTTCAACTGGACAATTAGTTGCTAAGATTAATGGTGTTGATTTAGATGTTTTTGAAATAGCAAAGATAGTACAACGTGGTGGAACAAGTGGTATTGGAGTACATTCCTTTAATCATGGTGGTTTAATTATTGATGGTGGACATAAAAAAAATATTAAAAAGGATTTTCTTCCATCATCAGCATCGCATGTAGCACCACCACCACTTTTAGTAAGATATGATTTTCCAGAGGATTGGAATATATTAATTGCAACACCTAATTTTAATCAAGGAGTTTCAGGAAGTAGAGAAGTTAATATTTTCCAAGAGTATTCTCCAATAAATTTACATGATGTTGAAAGAATATGTTATATTACTTTAATGAAATTAATGCCAGCAGTATTAGAAAAGGACATTGTAAGTTTTGGTGATGCTATAAATAAGATTCAAACAATAGGATTTAAGAAAATAGAACGGAATCTACAATCACAAAAAGTTAACAATATCATAGAATACATGCTTGATAATGGTATTGAAGGTGCAGGTATGAGTTCATTTGGTCCTACATGTTTTGGTATAACTGATACGAATGTTAAAAGTATGAAAAAAGATCTTCAGGATTTAATGGGTAATGATAGTTTTATAAAAATTACAAATGGAAAAAATGAAGGTTCAAAAATAAGATAGGAGGAAGATTTATGGATAGTATGAAAGGAAAAGTATGGACATTTAGAGATTGTATAGATACTGATGTAATTATTGCTGGAAGATATTTAAGAACATTTAATCCAGAAGATTTAGCAGCACATGTAATGGAAGCTGAAGATCCAGAATTTTCAAGTAAAGTTGGAAAGGGAGATATAATTGTTGGTGGATGGAATTTTGGTTGTGGATCTTCAAGGGAACAGGCACCAGTTGCAATAAAGACAGCAGGAGTATCAGCAGTAATAGCTAAATCATTTGCCAGAATTTTTTATAGAAATGCTATTAATATTGGCTTACCTGTTATAACAGCAGATATTGAAGTGGATGAAGGGGATATTTTAGAAGTAAATATTGAAGATGGAATTATTATAAATGAAACAACTAAAAAAACATTTAAAATTAAGCCATTTGATGCTGAAATGTTGGATATTTTAGAAAATGGTGGTCTTGTTAATCAATATTTAAAAAATAAGAAGGAGGTATAGTTATGGTTTGTCCAGTTTGTGGTGAAGATGAATATGAAATATTAAAGGCTAATGGAAAAAATAATAGACAATTACTAGTTAAATGTGATGAATGTGGACACATATATCATGAAACTGCTCCAGAGGAAGCGCATGAAGTGAAAGTACGTGTTATAATCAGTGAATTTGAAAGATCATGGAAAACTACCATTGATTTATATTCTGATGAATATTTAGAAGTGGGTACTTTATTATATCTTGATGGTAAGGATGTGGAAGTGACTTCTATTGAAAATAATGAGGGAAATAGATGTTATGAATGTCCTGTTATTGATATTAAAACAATATGGGCAAAATCATTAGATACACCTGCACGTATAGGTTTATCAATAGATAATCATGGTACTGTTTTATCTCATAAAATTGAAATTGAAAGGGAATTTACCTTTGCTATAGATGATGTTGGGGAAGTTAATGGTTTAAAATTTAGAATATATGCTTTTAAAACATTGGAAAGAAATATGAGAACGGGTTTTGCTTATGCTAAGGTAATTAAAAGAGTATATGGTAGGTTATTACCACGTAATGATAAATCTAAAGTTAAATATGATTTATCTGAGTATGTTATTAAAACAACAATTAAAGAAAAAGATTATAATTAAAATTTAATATTTTTTGTGATAACATGAAAATATATTTAGAAACACATGGATGTACATTTAATCAAGCAGATACTGATATTATGGCTAATATCTTAGCTAAGAAGTATGATATTGTTTATGATGTAGAAGAAGCTGATGTAATTATACTAAATACATGTTATGTAAAACTTCCTACTGAACAGAAGATGATTACTAAAATTCGTAAATATAAAACCGAGTTTCCAGATAAGAAATTAATTATTGGGGGATGTATGGTTGAAGTTGATGATAAGAGACTTGAAAAATTTGCTGGTGATGATTGCTGGATTGGACCACATAAACTTGATAAAGTGGATGAGGTGGTTGAAAAAGCAATAAATGGTGAAGTAGTACATGAATATGGAAAAACTAGGGCTATTAAAGCTGGTAAGGGTAAAAAAAATTCTGAAAGTTTGGTTCATATTCTTCAAATTTGTGAAGGATGTAATGGTCAATGTACCTTTTGTTGTACAAGAATAGCTCGTGGTTTTTTAATAAGTTATCCAATTGATGTTATTGTTGAGGAAGCAAAAGATGCAGTTGAACATGGCTGTAAAGAATTACAAGTCACTGCTCAGGATACTGCATGTTTTGGTATGGATACTGGTGAATCCTTTGCTGATTTACTAAATAAGTTAGGTGCAATTGAGGGTGATTTTCGTATTCGTGTAGGTATGATGAATCCACAAAGTATTAAAAATCAATTACATGAAGTAATAGATGCATTTAAAAATAATGATAAGATATTTAACTTTGTACATCTACCAATACAATCAGGTAGTCCTAAGGTATTAAAAGAAATGAATAGAAAACATACACTAGATGAATATAAATACATACTTAATGAATTTAGAAAAGAAATTCCTCAAATGTCTCTTGCCACTGATATTATAGTTGGTTATCCAACAGAAACTGAAGAAGACTTTAATCAAACACTAGAATTACTTAAAGAAATAAAACCTGATATTGTACATATATCAAAGTATATGCACAGGCCTGGTGCAAAATCAAATCATCTTAAAGAAATTGATCATAATATTATGAAGAATAGATCACATAGAGTAAATCAAGTAAAAACAGAGGTCATGCTAGAGAAAAATAAAGAATATGAAAATACCATTCAAAATGTTTTAATTACATCTAAGGGATCCTCTGGTGGATATGTTGGCTACACTGATTCATATAAAAATGTAATAGTGGATGAAGCTGAAATTGGTTCATTTATGGATGTAAAAATAATTGAAGGTAAAAGAACATATCTCTTAGCACAAAGAATATAATATGTATAATTAATTAAAAGAGTAAATAAATAAAAAAATAGAAAAGATTTGATATTATGAATTATATAGTATGTCGAAATTGTAAAAGAGTTATTGAGGTTAAGGAAAATACTCCATTAGTCTTTGATAAATGTGAAAATTGTGGACATACCCTTGAATTTGCAGCTGATAATCGTGACTTACAATTTATATTAAATGATGTAGAAGTACCAAAAATAGCATACCATAAAATATGTGCTAAATGTAAATCATTGAATCCACGTGAAACTGGTGCTTGCCTATTCTGTGGATCTACAAGTTTTAAGTATCAATATGATTTAGATAGTTTAAATAAGTATAAAAATAGTTTAAATTTGAATCAGATGCAAATGACAAACATGTCTGATAATTATCAACAATCAATTTCAAATAATTGGCTTTATAGAATATTAGCTTTAATACTTGGAATAATTGATTTTTTCTTTGTTGTTATGATTGGACTTGGTTTAATTATAGGTGATGGTCCACTACCAACAGATTCTATGGCATTTATTATGCAACATTTTAATATGATGATGATTGTGTTAATAGTGGCACTATTTGTTTCAGGTTTTCTTTCAATTTTCATATTACCAAAAATGAAATATAAAGATTCATTCATGTTATCAGGATTACTTGGACTTATTATTGGATTAATCACAATAATAACAACTACTGATATATTAGTAATTATACCATCAATGGTATTGTGTGCTATAATAACTGGAATTGGTGGATTAGTTGCACAATTTATTGTTCATAAAATAATTGGAAGATTTTTTGGCAGATAAAAACTGCTATTAATCTATTTATCTTTTTTTGTAGAATTATTAAAATAGCTTTTTTAAATGTGTGCATACTAATACACTTTATACTATAGACTTAATTAAATTATTTTTTTTAATGTTAGAAATAGTAATATTATTTAAAATATGCCGTGGGCCGGACTTGAACCAGCGACATCCAGATCTTCAGTCTGGCGTTCTCCCAACTGAACTACCACGGCAATTAAAATTAGAATTTAATATGGGCCGAACGAGATTCGAACTCGTGATCCCCTCCACGTCAAGGAGGTATCATACCTCTAGACCACCGGCCCAGAAATATATTTTTCAATACTTATTTATAAATTATTTATTCTCTATTATATATACTTTTCTATCCATGATTATTTAAAGAAGTTATTATAGATTAATTACTATATTCTAAATGAATAATAAAACAATTTAAAAGGAGATTAGTATGGATTTAGATAGCACAATAGAAAAAACCATAAGTCAAATTCAAAAACTTATGAATGCTAATAGTATTGCAGGTAATCCAATACCTGCTGGTGATAGAATTATTATTCCTATCTCAAAAACAGCACTAGGTTTTGGTGTAGGTGTAGCTTCTAATGCTAAAAAAGATGAAGATTCTGCTTTAGGTGGGGCTGGTGGTGGAGGTTCTATTGATCCTATAGCATTGCTTGTAGTATATAATGATGTTCCGGGACCAGAGGGTGTTGAAATATTACCATTAGATAACATGGGAACTCCACTTGAAGATTTACTTTTAGGTGCAGGAAAAGCTTTAACAGGATTTTTAGGAAATAAATCAGGTAAATCTGATGAAGGTAAATCTAGTGAAACTAATATTAATAAAATCAAAACTAAAATAAAACCAAAAAGTACTGAAAGTACTAAATCTACTCAGAAAAAAGATACTAATTAAGTATTCTTTTAATTTTTTTTAAATATTTTTTTAAGTAATTTCTAGGGCTAAATTTATGATTCTTCAAATTATATTTATGTTGTTATTAATTGTAATTTTATTAATATTCATATTCTTTTTGAAGCCATTGGGTGTATATTTATCATTTCATAGAAATAATCAAGCTTTGAATGGTGAAATAATAATTACACATTATTTTTTAAAGTTAAGATATGTTTTTGAAAAGAAAGCTTTAGATGTGTTTGTAATATGGAAATCAAGGAATTTTCTACTTAGAACTATAAATTTAGATTCTATAGATGAAAATAATTCTAATGATAATAATGATGGTGATGAGGATAAAGGGGAAGATAACACTGATGAATATGAAGATGAATTTTCAAGTAATTTATTAGAAAATGCTAAAGAAATATATCCAACACTAAAAGCATCTACATCAGATTTATATAAAATTGTAGTTTTAATTGTAACTTTATGTAAATTTAAGGAAAGTAACATTAAATTAGATTTTGGTTTGAAAAATAATAATTTAACAATAAAGATTTGTAATATTTTATGGGCTATAACAGCACCATTATATCCTTTTGATATTCATATTCTAATAACACCTGTTATAAATAAGGCTGTTGTTAATTTTGATTGTGAAGTTTCATTTGATATTATAATAATGAATATACTACGAATAATATTCAAGATAATTACAAGTATAAATATATTAAAATTAATAATAAAAATAATTAAAATCGCACGTAGGTGATTAAATGTCAATTACTAAAAAATATTTTATTGATCCTATAATAATCAATAATAGAAAGATATATCCCTATGTAAAATTAGATGTGGATGTTATTGGTAGTGGATTTTTAAGTCTAGATTATGAAGTTATTGCTTTTAAAATAATTGAGAAAAGTGAGATATTTTTTAAAAATGTTTCTATGTCTGATAATGAGTTTAATAACTTCAAAAAAAAATTTATAGAAAATAAATAAGTATTTATTTTACTTATAATTCTTTGTAAGCGATACTTATATCTTCTGCTTTTAAAGTTTTTCTTCCATTTTCTTCAGCATTATTTAATGCTAATTTAGCAAGTTCTTCTGCAGTATCTTCTAAAAATGCAGATAATTCAACTTTAGCATCTTCACTTACTCTTTCTGCACCACCGTTTTTTATAATTCTACCTAATGGTGTTAAGGGTAATTCGGACATATATAGTTACCTCCTTTTCAATATTAAATAAAAAAATTTATCTATTGTTGTATTTTTTTAATAGTATAACATAAAAGTGGTATTTCATAAAATTTTTTTTGAAGATATTTCTTATTTTTTTTTAGAAATACAGTATATGTTATGATTTATTATCTTTTAAATACTCTATTTATGTTAAGTAATATAATATTGTTTTTATTTAAAACTTTCTAATTTTTTTTTAAATCCTTAATTTTATTTATATTATTCTTTTTGAAAAATATTATGTTGATTATTTAAGGTTATCTAAAAGTCATTAATTTTATAAATTTTAAAAAAAGATATTAAAAGAATTGGATTTTAATTTCAATGTTCTTTTTTGGCTTTATTAATGTTTTTGATAATTTCTCTAGCTCTATCTGAATTTAAAGGTATGTTAAATTTAGATTCTACACTTTCTCTGTAAATATTGTTCATTGAACAAAATGGGATAATTCTACCATCTGGTGTAGCATAATGAATTACACATCGACTTACTCTATCTTGATCAAAGTTAAATGGATCCATAAAGTGCATACAGGATATAAGTAGAGCATTCATATGGAAATCACCTAATGCAAGATAATCTTGTTTTATGAATATATTTTTTAATAAATCAATAATATCTATATAGCTTGGTGTTTCATCAGTATCAATAGTTTTAGGTAGATTTTTTAGAGCTTTAGCTAGTGTTTTTGTTTTTGAGTATTTTGTGTTTTTCTCAATACCTGGAATACTATCTTCAATTAATTTCATGAATTTATCAACGTTAATAAAGTCTGTGATAGGAATTATTTCACCATTATCTTCCTTAAATACATAAGTTCCAACACCACAATGTTCATGACAGGTTAATGTAACTTCATCTTCTTCATTATTCATAGCAGCAATTAATTCAGAAATTGGAGCTACAGTAGCTGCAGGATAGAATGCTTCTTTTTTAATTTTTCCATTTGTTTGTTTTTCAACATCATTGACAAGATCATCAATTGTTATACGTTGTTGTTCTACTTTATCAGAGGGTGTACGTCCTGCAAATGATACTGGTTGGAAGTTAACTCCACGAATAACATCAATATTATCCAATGCAAATTGAATAATATCTCCAATTTGATCATCATTTATTCCTTTAACAAGTGTAGGTACTAATACAACACCAAGTCCTACTTTTCTACAATTTTCAATAGCTTCTATTTTTTTATCTAGAATATTAGCATTTCTAGTTTTTATGTATGGTTCTTCAGTAACTCCATCAAATTGTAAATAAACAGTATTTAGTCCTACATCTTTAAGTTCTTTAGCTAAATTTTCATTGTTAGCAAGTTCAATTCCATTTGTTGCAATTTGAGTATGTGTAAATCCTTCTTCTTTAGCTATTTTAATGAGTTCTACAATATCACTTCGAACAGTAGGTTCTCCTCCAGAAAATTGTATTGCTGGTGTAGCAACTGGTTGATTTTTTCTTAAATTTTTAAGCATTCCTCTAATTTCATCTTGAGTAGGTTCATATAATGTACCAGAAGCAGCAGCATTAGCAAAACATATTGGACAGGTTAGATTACATCTATTTGTCACATCAATTAAACCAAGTATTGTTTGACTTTTATGTTGGTTACATAATCCACAATTAGATGGACATTCTCCATTTTCAGCATCTTTAAGATTTTTTAATCTGTGTGGTTCTGGTTCATAGGCTAATGTTTTTTCAAATAATTTAGCATCATGCCAATAGGTATTTTTAAAAGTTCCATGTTCAGAGCATGTTTTTTCAATAAAAATCTTATTATCTTCAGAATAAACTTCAGCATCTAATATTTTTAAACAGTTTGGACATAAGCTTTTAGTTTTAGAAATTGTTGATATTCTAAACACTCCCCTTTATTTTTTTTTTAAATTCTCTCTATTAATTATAATAATTTGTTTTTTATATTTAAAGTATTTATTTAACTATAATAATCATTATTAATTATATTGATTAGGTATAATTATATATTGCTTATATTTATGGAAATTACATATATTATAATAATAGTAAAATTATAAGTATAAATATAATTACAAAATTCTGAGGTTTATTATGGATATTTTAACTTTAATTTTTTATTCAATATATTTAATGATTCCAGCATATCTTGCTAATGGTTCTGCATTAGTGTTTGGTGGTGGAACTCCTATGGATTTTGGTCATTATTGCTGGGATAATCGTAGATTAATTGGTAATGGTGTCACATGGAGAGGTACTGTTTGTGGTGGCTTGTTTGGAATGGTTATTGGAGGTATTTTAGGACTTCTAGCAACTTATGGTATTGGAAGTTATTTTTTTAATATAACTGCCTCACAAATAACATTCATGTCTGGGTTTGTACCTCAAGGATTATTGGTTGGCTTTTTATTAGGTTTTGGTGCACTTATTGGTGATGCTATTGGTAGCTTTTTAAAAAGAAGATTGAATTTTGAACGTGGAAAACCAGTACCATTACTAGATCAGTTAGACTTTGTTGTTGTTTCATTATTATTTGTTTCAACAGTTGTTAGTCTAAGTTTGGAAATGATTGTAATAATCATACTTGTAAGTATCTTTTTACATCTTGGTGCAAATATGTTTGCATATATGATTAATTTAAAAGATGTATGGTATTAAGAAATAAAAATAATGAGAAAAGGATTGATTAGATTCAATCAAATCATTTTTTTTTAAATGTATTGTATTAATGGAAAATCTTGTGAAATATATTCTTCCACATACATTTGTATGGCGCCTATTGTTGTTATAATACTTGTGGCTTCTTTTGAAATATATTCATCAATATTAATAATATTTAATCCCAATTGTTTTGCAGCATTTTTACAAATATTTCCATGACCAAAATCAGATATTACTACAGTATCAAGTCCAGTTTTTTCAACAACTTTTATTAATCCCGTTAATACTTGATTTACTTGTTTTTTGTATATGTATTGTGCCATGTTGTTGATTGTTTCATCTGTTAATGAGTCTAAATCAGCACAAACAAGTCTACTTAATCTTCTTTTACATGAAACAATGTCTTTATCCTTATTATCTGGAGTATTGCATGTATATTCTTCTTGGGTAATATTTCCAAGTATTCTATGAACATCGGCTGTTATTGTAAATAATTCACTACTTACAGAAGTATCTATATTATATATAGGAATACTATGAACAATTGTTGCAATATTTGTACGTAACATTCCTGTATACACTAATTCACCAGAACCTAATCTTTCAACATCTGTATGTTTTGCAATGTTTTGTTTATTTATTATTGGAATAATATCTGTTGTAGTTGTACCCATATCCATAAAAATACAGTTATTTTTTATGTATTTTATTGCATTGGATGTACCTACCCAGTTAGCTGCAGCTGCATTTAATGGATTTTCAAGAATATCATCATATGATTTAAGTCCATCAAATGTTACAAATTTAACTATTTTATCATTAAATATAGTCATTACTTTTTTAGATATGTCTAGAACACCTTCTGTTTTACTCTCATATGAATCTGCTAATTCTGCAGTCATTGTTACACAAACTACATCAATACTATCTAAATCATCTTGTGATAGTTTTAAAAGACATTCTGGTAATTTATCATTTTCAATCCACATTGGAAGATATTCTTTTGATTTTTTAATAGATTTTATTTGTTTTTCATCGTTTATTTCTATGATAGCACAATCTGTATTTGCTCCACCAATATCTAATCCCATTATTTTCATAGTTTCATCTTCATTACTTTTTTGTTATTTATAGAATGTTCCATTATTATTTATTGTAATTTCTCTTTTTTTATCAGCCAATAGAAGTTCTATTATTGTTTGTGTTAAATTTACATTAACAATATTATGCAGTACTATATATGGAGTTGTAATGCGTGAATTTATTTCAACAAAATATATTTCATTCTTACTTATAATATAATCAATACCAATAAATCCATATAAACCATTGATACTTTTTATAATATCTTTTGAAATATCAATGATTCTTTCTTTAAGTGGATGTTCTATGGGAGTTTTACAACCCATGTATTTTATCTGATTTTTACTCTCAGTAATTTCCTGTGAATTAATACTGATACATTTAATGTATTTGTTATTACATATTGCACTTATACTGATGGGTGTTCCAACTATGTATTGTTGTATTATTGCAGTTTTTATGGAATGTTCTTCATATGTTGTAATTATTTTTTTTAATTCTTCTGTGTTATGTATGTGGTATATTAGATTAGATGATGTTTTATCATCAGGTTTAATTATACTATCTTTTAAATCTATGTGTTTATTGATATAATCATAATCTGTCATTGAAACATCTATTTTAAACGATGGTATTTTTCTTATATTCGATGGAACTTCCATGTATGTTTTATATTTGCTACTACATATATAGGAAGCATTACTTGTTGGTCCAATTAAAAAAACATCATTTTTTTCTAAGATACAAGTAATGTTGTACTGAATTAAATCATCCTCAGGAGCAATAAAAATACAACAATCATAATTAGAACAATTATTATCTAACCACTCACATAAATCACAATCAATATAAATAACATTAGAATGGGGATATATGTCTATTTTTAAATTTTTATTGAGAAGATATGTAACATCATACTCTTTTATACCATCTAAATCAGAGAGAAGACTTTTTAACATGTTAAGTCCCTCTGATATAAGATTATCCTCAAATATTACAGTTGAATACTCAAATACAAGTACTTTCATAATAAACACTTAAATTATTTTTTCAATATTTTAATTAACCTACAATCAGCCTTTTTTTCCTGTTCATGTAACATATATTCCTTTTTTAAAAATTCAACAAGTTTGTTTTTTGCATATTCCGAATCCTTAAATTTAATATTTTTATACTCCATGTCACTTAATATTAATCCATTAGCAGGTGCTGGTTGTAATCTAATAAATTGTCTTAATTCTTTAGGTTTTAATAATTCATTAATATCATTAATATCTAGTTTACCATAACCAACTTCCATA is a window encoding:
- a CDS encoding hydantoinase/oxoprolinase family protein, coding for MKIMGLDIGGANTDCAIIEINDEKQIKSIKKSKEYLPMWIENDKLPECLLKLSQDDLDSIDVVCVTMTAELADSYESKTEGVLDISKKVMTIFNDKIVKFVTFDGLKSYDDILENPLNAAAANWVGTSNAIKYIKNNCIFMDMGTTTTDIIPIINKQNIAKHTDVERLGSGELVYTGMLRTNIATIVHSIPIYNIDTSVSSELFTITADVHRILGNITQEEYTCNTPDNKDKDIVSCKRRLSRLVCADLDSLTDETINNMAQYIYKKQVNQVLTGLIKVVEKTGLDTVVISDFGHGNICKNAAKQLGLNIINIDEYISKEATSIITTIGAIQMYVEEYISQDFPLIQYI
- a CDS encoding CDP-2,3-bis-(O-geranylgeranyl)-sn-glycerol synthase, whose amino-acid sequence is MDILTLIFYSIYLMIPAYLANGSALVFGGGTPMDFGHYCWDNRRLIGNGVTWRGTVCGGLFGMVIGGILGLLATYGIGSYFFNITASQITFMSGFVPQGLLVGFLLGFGALIGDAIGSFLKRRLNFERGKPVPLLDQLDFVVVSLLFVSTVVSLSLEMIVIIILVSIFLHLGANMFAYMINLKDVWY
- a CDS encoding ATP-grasp domain-containing protein, coding for MKVLVFEYSTVIFEDNLISEGLNMLKSLLSDLDGIKEYDVTYLLNKNLKIDIYPHSNVIYIDCDLCEWLDNNCSNYDCCIFIAPEDDLIQYNITCILEKNDVFLIGPTSNASYICSSKYKTYMEVPSNIRKIPSFKIDVSMTDYDYINKHIDLKDSIIKPDDKTSSNLIYHIHNTEELKKIITTYEEHSIKTAIIQQYIVGTPISISAICNNKYIKCISINSQEITESKNQIKYMGCKTPIEHPLKERIIDISKDIIKSINGLYGFIGIDYIISKNEIYFVEINSRITTPYIVLHNIVNVNLTQTIIELLLADKKREITINNNGTFYK
- the tes gene encoding tetraether lipid synthase Tes; amino-acid sequence: MFRISTISKTKSLCPNCLKILDAEVYSEDNKIFIEKTCSEHGTFKNTYWHDAKLFEKTLAYEPEPHRLKNLKDAENGECPSNCGLCNQHKSQTILGLIDVTNRCNLTCPICFANAAASGTLYEPTQDEIRGMLKNLRKNQPVATPAIQFSGGEPTVRSDIVELIKIAKEEGFTHTQIATNGIELANNENLAKELKDVGLNTVYLQFDGVTEEPYIKTRNANILDKKIEAIENCRKVGLGVVLVPTLVKGINDDQIGDIIQFALDNIDVIRGVNFQPVSFAGRTPSDKVEQQRITIDDLVNDVEKQTNGKIKKEAFYPAATVAPISELIAAMNNEEDEVTLTCHEHCGVGTYVFKEDNGEIIPITDFINVDKFMKLIEDSIPGIEKNTKYSKTKTLAKALKNLPKTIDTDETPSYIDIIDLLKNIFIKQDYLALGDFHMNALLISCMHFMDPFNFDQDRVSRCVIHYATPDGRIIPFCSMNNIYRESVESKFNIPLNSDRAREIIKNINKAKKEH